ACATTGGACACATGTTGGGATTCCCACAGTTCCCGCTGGAACTCTTCCGCTGGTCTTGTGGCGTTGTAAACAACAGTCGAACGCCTGAATCACCAAAGATGGAGAATGTTCCAGAATGTTCCGTCTTGGCTCTCGTGTGCTTGAGACGATTGTGGTCTTGATTTGAAGTGATTTCATTGATTTCGCTGCCTTTTCGGTCTCCTGTAGAAATTTACATGACTGTACCTGTAGGGGCCGCTGGGGTGCGGGGGCTGGGTGGGCGGGGCTACCTTAGCTACGCTGCGGGGGGCGGAGCCATGTGCCGCGAGGGCGGGGCCTCCTTTGGGCCGAAGCCGGACAAGCAGGCGGAGGAGAAGCTGTACGACCTGCTGCCCGGCATGGAGCTGACCCCCATCACCCCGGCTGCCATGAGCGTGAAGGTCGGTGCCATCAAGCCAGCGCCGCAGGTAAGAGGCCACGGCCCCTCCCCCAGAAGGTGAGGGCGGCGTCGTGACCAGAGGTGTCGCCGCAGGTTTTGGAGGAGCTGTGTCAGAAGAACAACTGGGGCCTGCCCGTGTACCAGCTGCACTCGGCCATCGGGCCCGACCAGCGCCAGCTCTTCCTCTACAAGATCAGCATCCCCGCACTCGCCAACACGTACGGACCCGCCCCCGCCGCCACCTGTCCTTTCCTGTCCGTCTCCACCTGACTGAGTCGCTTGCATCCGCAGGCCCCCCTTCACACCCGCCAAGCTGAGCGCAGCCGTGGATGAAGCCAAGGTGCACGCGGCCGAGCACGTGCTCCACGTGCTCGGCCTGCAGGCGGAGGGCGCCGCCGAGGCCGTGGCCGCAGTCACCTTTCCAGGTACGTGAAGGTCCGTACCCACCACTAACACGCTGGCAAGATGGCGTCCTGCCGGGGTGCAGGAAGTGAAGGCGCGCACATCTCTTTCAGGTTACGCTCTGGCGAGCCCGGCGCCGTCGGCCGTCGCCTCCCAGCTGAAGCAGGCGGTCTCTATTGGCCAGGACGTGACCGCGTATGCCGCCTACGAGAGCTACCCTGCCGCCTTCGCCGTGGCAGCGCGACATAGCGACGGATACGGCGTCTTTtaaggcttttattttgaaggtggcCTCAACTAAATCCCTTTGCTCCTTTTTGGCAAGTTTACgaggtcctgctttgctgcAAGATCTTTTATTCTGAAGAGACAGTATTAAAGTGTTCAAGCACTTCCATCTTATTTTGATAGCAGGACAAACAaatccacttcctgtctgcttccAAACCCTAACTTTGATTATTAAAACCATCAAGCCAGCTACGCCCTCTTGCGTCTTATTAGCACCACTTCCTGCCCACGCAGATGAAAGCGAGCGCATGCCGTTGATATgagtgagtgtgcatggtgtgttgcataaagacacGAAACAAGGCAAGCAAAACAAGGCCATCAAACAAGCGTGAAAGCTTATCTTGAGGTTTATTTGGCTTTCCTGAGGcccagcttctcctccacctccaaACGCAGTTCTTGCTTCTGGACCTGGAACCAGGAAGTCCCGTCAGCTTCCAGATGCACCTCCTACTATGCTACCTATGCTAGCCTGCTACCTTCCCTAACTGGTACACTTGTTTCCTCTCTTTCCCCATGCGTACTAACAGGCAGCATTCATttctattcattcattcatgtttatTCATTTAGATTCACTCGTTCATTTGTCTTTATTCACTCACTcttgttcattcatttttattcatttcattaattCCTTCATTTGTATTCGTTCATTTGTTCTtattcagtcattcattttattcatttgttcattcattttattaaatttttagTCAATCATTTGCATTAATTCACTCActcttattcattcattttcactaatttgttcattttatttgttcgctcatttttattcattaagtCAGTTGATTAATTCCTTCATTTTTGTTCATTCGTTCACTtgtattcattcactcattcattttattccttcattcatttgtattcaATTCACTCATTCATCTTCAATCATGTTTATTCATCCATTTGTATTACTTCACCCCATCTTCATTCATAATTTTTATTCACTCATTCATCTtggttcatttttttctttttatttgttcatttttattcactgtcattttattaattccttcatttgtattcattaaTTCCTTtgtattcattcactcattcttattcattcatttttattaatttgttcatttatttattcgcttattttattcattaagtCATTTGATTAATTCCttcatttttgttcattcattcattcgtattcattcactcattcattttattCCATCATTCATTTGTATTCAATTCACTCATTCATCTTTAATcatgtttattcattcattcaaatattcatttgtattcaattcattcattcatcttcatTCATAATTTTTATTCACTGGCAATTTATTAATTCCttcatttgtattcattcactcattcatcttcgttcatttttattcactgtcattttattaattccttcatttgtattcattcactcattcttATTGATTTGTTCATTtgctcatttttattcatgaattcattttatgaaTCCCTTCAGTTTGATCAGTcatatgcattcattcattcttattaattcattcatgtgcattcattgtattatatttattgtattgatTAATTCCTtttttcactcattcattcttATGCATTTGTTCATCTTTATTcacgtattttttttattcatgcgTTTGTTTTCATCCATTCATGTGCATTCATTCATCCAGTCATCACTTCACCTTTCCAGTCACGGTGAGGGGGAAGCTGCTGACGAACACCACGTAGCGAGGGACCTTGAAGTGGGCGATCTGAGGGGAGACCAACACTCACGCTGGCGCTGGTTCAAGGTGACGAGCGTTCAAGGCGACACCCACCTTTCCTCTGCAGAAATTCTTGACGTCGTCTTCCGTGCACTCGTGGTCGTCCATGACTTTGATGCATGCGCAAATCTCCTCCCCCATGCGGGGATCATCCACACCCACCACCTGACACGCGCACACGTGATGCATCTGGGAAGGAGCGAAGGCGCACGTGCGTACTCACCTGGACGTCCTTGACTTTGGGATGCGTGTGGAGGAGTTGTTCGATCTCAGCCGGATACACGTTCTCGCCTCCTCGGATGATCATGTCTTTCATGCGACCTTGGATGCGACAGTAGCTGAACGCGTCCATGCAGCCGAGGTCcctgccacacacacgcactcactgTGACGCGCTTCGAGCCGCCGGCGTGGCGTTCTGGTGGACTCACCCCGTCTTGTACCACCCGTCTTTGGTGATGCACTCGTCCGTCTTGTCCCGGTCGTtccagtattccaacatgacgCAGTAGCCGCGGATCAGGATTTCCCCCATCGAACCCAAAGGAACGATCTCGCCGCTCGTCGGGTTCACGATTTTAGCCTGTGGACACGCCCACCAAGCGTGATGCCATCTTTTGTTTCTTCCCACCGCTTCCTTGGGCATGAACAGGAAGTATGTGTGGGGGCGTGGTCACGGCGTAACGGGCGGTACCTCGGTGTGGTCCATGATGTAGCCCACCGTCTCAGACTTCCTGTCCATGTTGTCCAGCGGCGAGCCGCAGAAGGTGACGGGACTGTTCTCTGTGGTGCCGTATCCGATCTGTCAATCACAGGAGGAAAACAGCATGAGCGCAAAGAAGACACCAGCGCCCGCCGCCGTGACGCCGTTACGCAAGACTGACGGCGTGCCAGGAATGTTTGCAGGATGTGTGGGGGTGATGAAAGGTCAGCTGGCAGACACGCTTCCTCCTCACAGAAGCTtaaaggcttttttttccctccgctTGTCCCTCCGCTGGAAACACTTGTCAATGGCGACCAGTGTTCAGCCGAGGGACGTCCTCCCAGAGTCGGGACTCCGCCCACTCACCTTTTCCCCGCGCCCAGCTCGCCGCCCACTCAGTCTGCGTGAGGACGACATGCGCCGCATCAGCTGGTTGCTGCTGGGGACCTTCCTGATGGCCAGGGGGGCTCCCAGCCAGTGCCCGGGCCCCTGCCATTGCCACGGCGACCTGCAGCACGTCATCTGCGACAGCGTGGGCCTGAAGAAGATCCCGCGAGTGTCCGAGTCCACCCGGCTGCTCAACCTGCAGAGGAACGCGCTGGGCGGAGTCCCGAGCGGCGCCTTCAGCGAGAGCGGCGGCCTGGTGTCGCTGCACATGCAGCACTGCCAGCTGCGCCACATCGCCGCGCACGCCTTCAAGGGGCTGACCAAGCTGGTCTACCTCTACCTGTCGCACAACCACATCAGCAGCATCCAACCGTCCGCCTTCGACGACCTGGCCCAGCTCACCTACCTCCACCTGGACCACAACCGAATCGGCGAGCTGGCCAAAGGAATCTTCTCACCGCTGGTCAACCTGTTTGTGCTGCGTCTGGATGACAACAAGCTGCGCGAGCTGCGGCCCGGCGCCTTCAACGGCGCCAAAGACCTGCGCTGGCTGCACTTGAGCGGCAATGAGTTGAGCACGCTGCAAGCCGGGTCCCTGGACGCCGTAGAGAACCTGGCCGTGTTGCACCTGGACCGCAACAAGATGGCCACCTACCCCGCCGCCGCCATGAGCAAGTTGCgcgtggtggaggagttgaCGCTGGGCAGGAACCCCATGAGGAGCATCCCGGACCAGGCCTTCCAGAGCTTCGGACGCTACATGGAGAAGCTCCACTTGGACCACATGGGCCTGGAGAAGGTCAGTGGGCATCGGCCACGTTCAGCGCACACATGATTTTGTGTTTTCACAGTGGGAGGGGTCTAAGGTAAACACATTATTTATAGCCCGCGCACACAAGCGCCTCTTTACGCGCTTCCTGCCACAGCAGCACCCGGGAGGCTGGAAGGCGGCCATCTTCCCCCTTTCAGTGGCGGCGCTCCAGTGGAAATTTCCCTCATGGCGCTCAAGTCACACCTGGACGATGCTTTTAGCGCCTGTCAGGGTGGACACAAGATGAGAGGAGTCTTTCATGCCGCCGCCGTGTTTGGGACGGCTTCCCACGGCCGGGAAAACCTGGAAAGTTTTCTGGGGGTTGAGACAGCCAAAGGGGGCGGGGGGCAGTCGCGTCCTGGCCCGTGTGACCTTTGGACTGACTCGCTTTTCTCTTCTTGCAGTTGTCGGACGGCGCCTTCACGGGCGTGACGGCGCTCACGGCGCTTcacgtcaacaacaacaaactgcgTTCGCTTCCCCGAAGCCTCGACTTGTCTCGAGTCACCAACCTGACTGTGTCCAACAACCCGTGGAGCTGCACCTGCCAGTTGGCGCCGCTCCGCAGGTAATGGCAAgctcacacacgtgcacacacgcgcgcgcacacacacacacacacacacgtcacccCTCGTGTGCTCTCACAGGTGGATGGACGCGAACCGCAACCGTCCGGACGCCGTGTGTGCTTCGCCATCACCGCAGCGAGGCAAGCAGATCCGAGACAGCGGCGCCTTCGCGGGCTGCAGGATCAAGCCCAAAAAGGCCAAGACGGGCACACGTCAGTGAACAAGTCCGAGTGCACAAGTCCCAGCTGGAAACGTCCTGGCAGACGTCCTTCAGGGCCTGATTTTGTTGAACTTTCTGCTTGTTTTGCTGCGCTCGCGCCGTCGCTCACGTTAGCATCCAGCTTCACGTTAGCAATCAAATTCAATCAAACTTTCAGCTCAATAAAAGAAACATTTAACCTCATTCTCTCAACCTTTGCTGCCTCCACAAGTTCTGAAAGGTGGGCGCATCAAACTCAATACGTGCACTTTGAGCTCACGTCCACACGGGGGCGACACAACGCAGATGAATCGCACggtgaaaaagttggaatattctgGAAGCTACTTCGTCTTGTCGGGACGGTGGCACACAGGGGCGAACGcttcaaacacagaaatgatccaaaccaaaaacacaaatatccATCAGGTCTCGCACCCCTGCTAGCCTAGCTAACTTCCTGCTACCCTGGCTATTCTTGATAATCTGGCGTTTGTTGGTGTTGTGTTTGGAGCGTTTCGACGTTGCTAATCGCCCACCGTACCGTACGTAGTCCGCAATTAGACGAAAAAAAGGCAACTAAacaattaatttaagacaatcTACATGAGATCAtaacaatccatccattttctatagcttGTCCTCCTTAAGTGTGTTCAAGTGCGTCAGCTGGAAtttgtctccctctagtggacatCATCACTCACTGTGACTTCCTCGATTCCCAGGGTGGAGATGATGTTCCTCACCAGCTCCGGGGGACACGGCGAGCCAGCAATGATGCCTCCATatacacacgcgcgcacacacacacacacacatacacacacacatacacacacacacacacacagtcagtagACAaccaaaaaggaaaagaaaaggtCAGCGCATAGCTCACCTCCGACGACTGTTGACAGGTCGTACTTGTGCACGTCGGGCTGGTGGGTCATGTCCACGTACATGGTGGGTGTGCCGTAGACAAACGTGCACCTGAAATCAAACGTGCACGTGTATCAACACCGACATGTGATGTCCCGATTGGCCGTTGACTCCATACTTTTCGCTCTCCATGACGGCCAGGTTGGCTCTCCCGTCATACGATGGTGACGGGAAGACGAGCGAGATGCCGTGCACCGCCATGCAGAGGGAGCCCCCCACGGAGCCGAAGCAGTGGTACAGCGGCACGGGAAGGCAGACTCGCGTGGGCTGAGGAAGATCAACAGGATGTGGGGAATTGAATGGCCCTGCTGTTTGCAAGCAGCGTCGCTCACCCGCCAGTCGAAGCCGACGCGTTTGCCCACGAAGAAGGCGTTGTTGACAATGTTGTGATGGGTCAAGGTGGCACCTTTGGGACGTCCCGTGGTTCCCTGGCGACACGCATGATTACTAAGGGTGTGGTCATGTGATCACCTGGTCAAGCTTACAGAGGTGAACAGGATGTTGACGGGCTCGTCAAAGGACAACTTCCTCT
This sequence is a window from Dunckerocampus dactyliophorus isolate RoL2022-P2 chromosome 2, RoL_Ddac_1.1, whole genome shotgun sequence. Protein-coding genes within it:
- the acsf2 gene encoding medium-chain acyl-CoA ligase ACSF2, mitochondrial; this translates as MIANVALRSFLRKNSALCNGKTNLARSWKRGESSRGIHVDSPPIIPTLTTSYAHGTSSFTLQHATMGDVLLKAVERWPEREAMVFVQDGVRKTFAQFQEDVDRAAAGLLALGLQRGERLGMWGPNTYEWVLFHFATAKAGIIMVSVNPAYQLQEAEYALRLVGCKALVCPETFKSQKFCDMLREICPEIHSSQPGDLRSRRLPDLRTVIVLDSRQPGMFHVDDVMQAGSSRFLRQLDELQRKLSFDEPVNILFTSGTTGRPKGATLTHHNIVNNAFFVGKRVGFDWRPTRVCLPVPLYHCFGSVGGSLCMAVHGISLVFPSPSYDGRANLAVMESEKCTFVYGTPTMYVDMTHQPDVHKYDLSTVVGGIIAGSPCPPELVRNIISTLGIEEVTIGYGTTENSPVTFCGSPLDNMDRKSETVGYIMDHTEAKIVNPTSGEIVPLGSMGEILIRGYCVMLEYWNDRDKTDECITKDGWYKTGDLGCMDAFSYCRIQGRMKDMIIRGGENVYPAEIEQLLHTHPKVKDVQVVGVDDPRMGEEICACIKVMDDHECTEDDVKNFCRGKIAHFKVPRYVVFVSSFPLTVTGKVQKQELRLEVEEKLGLRKAK